Proteins encoded together in one Camelina sativa cultivar DH55 chromosome 9, Cs, whole genome shotgun sequence window:
- the LOC109126432 gene encoding uncharacterized protein LOC109126432, whose product MKLPPGYTSSDTNKVCRLRKSLYGLKQAPRCWFAKLSDSLLQFGFVQNKKDYSLFSYHRGSSCIYVIVYVDDLIIGGNDSALISKFKAYLSDCFLMKDLGVLKYFLGLEISRNNDGIYVCQRKYSLDIVTECGLTGCCPYDTPLEQNHNLARDNGPLFDNPSRYHRLVGCLVYLSVTRPDLSYAVHLFAQCLAKPRARHWIAALRVIKYLKGTLGQGFFLSSGKELHVNAYCDTAYSACPLTRRSITGYVVLLGDSPVSWKTKKQKTVSRSSAESEYRAMSFTYSEIQWLMELLPVFNIVHKEPVSFYCDNESAIKILKNPVFHERTKHIENDCHIIRDAFQAGELTLVSISTKEQVADFLTKALGRAQFIYLLGKMGV is encoded by the coding sequence ATGAAACTTCCTCCTGGGTATACTTCCAGTGATACGAACAAAGTTTGTCGTCTGCGTAAATCTCTTTATGGTCTCAAGCAGGCTCCGCGATGTTGGTTTGCCAAACTCTCTGATTCTTTGCTccagtttggttttgttcaaaACAAGAAGGATTACTCTTTGTTCTCTTATCATCGTGGTTCGTCATGCATCTACGTTATCGTTTATGTCGACGATTTGATTATTGGTGGTAATGATTCCGCTCTTATCTCGAAATTTAAGGCATATCTTAGTGACTGTTTCCTTATGAAGGATCTCGGTGtactcaaatattttcttggctTGGAAATCTCTCGCAATAACGATGGTATTTATGTTTGtcaaaggaaatattccttggATATTGTCACTGAGTGTGGACTGACTGGTTGTTGTCCTTATGATACTCCGTtggaacaaaatcataatcttgCTCGCGACAATGGTCCGTTGTTTGATAATCCCTCTCGTTATCACCGCTTAGTAGGATGCCTTGTTTATTTATCGGTTACTCGTCCAGACTTGAGTTACGCTGTTCATCTCTTTGCTCAGTGTCTTGCTAAACCACGTGCACGCCATTGGATTGCTGCACTTCGTGTTATCAAATACCTTAAGGGTACTCTTGGTCAGGGCTTTTTTCTCAGTTCCGGTAAGGAGCTTCATGTCAATGCTTATTGTGACACAGCTTACTCGGCGTGTCCACTCACTAGGCGCTCTATCACCGGCTATGTTGTTCTTTTGGGCGATTCTCCGGTGTCCTGGAAAACTAAGAAACAGAAGACTGTTTCTCGTTCCTCTGCTGAATCTGAGTACAGAGCAATGTCTTTCACCTACTCGGAGATTCAGTGGCTCATGGAATTGCTTCCTGTCTTTAACATTGTTCATAAGGAACCTGTTTCCTTTTACTGCGACAATGAATCAGCCATCAAGATTTTGAAGAATCCGGTTTTTCACGAACGCACAAAGCACATAGAAAATGACTGTCATATTATCCGTGATGCATTTCAGGCTGGTGAGCTTACTCTGGTGTCTATCTCCACTAAAGAACAAGTGGCCGACTTCTTGACGAAAGCACTAGGACGGGCACAATTCATATATCTACTTGGCAAGATGGGAGTTTGA